From the Phyllopteryx taeniolatus isolate TA_2022b chromosome 16, UOR_Ptae_1.2, whole genome shotgun sequence genome, one window contains:
- the znf653 gene encoding zinc finger protein 653 isoform X2, with protein sequence MITASAVVAKMAHNLAELEVPLVVEPAGDRGKDVLRRCRGRPRLTDSDRAQRRLESRKKYDIRRVYLGESYKLWSELRRRTSLSDAGLAAMLIVLHSTFGEKYQQRLSGKAITPEGPDKSAQKREVKRERESSLHSLVCWYQEHLRSCPHEPHLRSLEPQPNFSTAAIWQCDSDHSFVQHLFSPLREASDSEREERENGEDDVESAAKKDVLVPKRFSSQKRKTNALLKDLGETMVASEGQHTITNDIEQTEVVAPHASVETSSNDVSLTVPHAWEMEMVLERRPQGSPEAMFHSLASEEEIEDVRRSQAEGAREEQEEQQIGCDYECVTVGASFVDKLRNTDEDLSNSVPPAQQELLVPSPIQAEEKGQLFDPHSLQTVVTSCQIPNQQTNLEGSQLIIITGATYDGIQLNVGAGHVEEDACTVIGGVTYNQVCEPESKMQQAEYEDSMTGLSNKLLLQPTVDNLELNSDRELQRRLSRSKRNRRGPVIEADGMLKMFHCPYEGCSQVYVAISSFQNHVNLVHRKGRTKVCPHPGCGKKFYLSNHLHRHMIIHSGVRDFICETCGKSFKRKNHLEVHRRTHTGETPLQ encoded by the exons ATGATAACAGCATCAGCTGTTGTTGCCAAGATGGCGCATAACCTGGCAGAATTGGAGGTTCCCCTGGTAGTAGAACCGGCCGGCGACCGAGGGAAAGATGTCTTAAGGCGATGCAGGGGGCGACCCAGGCTTACAGACTCAGACCGAGCACAGCGACGCCTTGAATCCCGGAAGAAGTACGATATTCGGAGGGTTTACCTAGGGGAGTCGTACAAGCTCTGGAGTGAGCTCCGAAGGCGCACAAGTCTGAGTGATGCTGGACTGGCAGCCATGTTAATCGTGCTTCATTCCACATTTGGGGAGAAATATCAACAGAGACTCTCGGG GAAAGCTATTACCCCAGAGGGACCAGATAAGTCTGCGCAAAAAAGAGAAG TTAAGAGGGAGCGTGAGTCAAGTCTCCATAGCCTGGTGTGTTGGTACCAGGAGCACTTACGTTCCTGCCCTCATGAGCCCCATCTCAGATCTCTGGAGCCCCAGCCCAACTTCTCTACCGCCGCCATCTGGCAATGTGACTCCGACCATTCATTTGTGCAACACCTTTTCTCCCCGCTGAGGGAGGCAAGCGACTCCGAGCGGGAGGAACGAGAAAACGGAGAGGACGATGTCGAAAGTGCTGCAAAAAAAGATGTATTGGTGCCGAAAAGGTTCTCAAGCCAGAAGAGAAAAACTAACGCTCTATTAAAAG ATTTGGGAGAAACAATGGTTGCTTCCGAGGGTCAGCACACGATCACAAATGACATAGAACAGACTGAAGTTGTCGCACCCCATGCAAGTGTGGAGACCTCCTCCAATGATGTCTCTCTGACAGTCCCGCACGCGTGGGAAATGGAGATGGTGCTGGAGCGGCGACCGCAAGGCTCCCCTGAAGCAATGTTTCACTCCCTCGCCTCAGAAGAGGAGATTGAGGACGTGAGGCGAAGCCAAGCTGAAGGTGCAAGAGAAGAGCAAGAAGAACAACAAATTGGGTGCGATTACGAGTGCGTTACTGTGGGAGCATCTTTTGTTGATAAACTGCGGAACACCGATGAGGACTTAAGTAATTCGGTCCCACCCGCCCAGCAGGAGCTGTTGGTCCCGTCTCCCATTCAGGCGGAAGAAAAAGGGCAACTGTTTGATCCACACTCTTTGCAGACGGTGGTGACTAGTTGTCAGATCCCTAACCAGCAGACCAATTTAGAAGGCTCACag CTAATTATCATAACTGGCGCCACCTATGATGGCATTCAGCTCAATGTGGGTGCTGGTCATGTGGAGGAAGACGCCTGCACTGTCATCGGGGGCGTCACCTACAACCAAGTTTGTGAGCCTGAATCCAAAATGCAGCAAGCAGAATATGAAGACTCCATGACAG GATTAAGTAACAAGCTGCTGCTACAGCCCACCGTTGACAATCTGGAGCTAAATAGCGACCGAGAGTTGCAGAGGCGTCTGAGCAG ATCAAAGAGGAACAGGCGAGGTCCAGTCATTGAGGCTGACGGGATGCTCAAGATGTTCCATTGCCCTTACGAGGGCTGCAGTCAAGTGTACGTAGCCATTAGCAGCTTCCAG AATCATGTGAACCTAGTTCACAGGAAAGGCAGGACAAAGGTTTGTCCGCATCCGGGCTGTGGCAAAAAATTCTACCTATCCAACCACCTACATCGCCATATGATCATCCACTCAG GTGTGCGAGATTTCATCTGCGAGACGTGTGGGAAATCTTTTAAGCGTAAAAATCACCTGGAAGTTCACAGACGGACTCACACGGGAGAAACACCTTTACA GTGA
- the swsap1 gene encoding ATPase SWSAP1 isoform X2, translating into MADVLTDTFTNFMSQPDSKKDFRVTPPAPTQCKVLVVGEQALGRSVLLLAAVTAASQMGIRVVFFARTQIQSLPVSLQNCVPCLSPESLKKIKFCYPRTLEELLQQVAGLHESANTFPVPPSLIIVDRLEDFLWGRAGDSHSGCHPGEQSCAAHLSALLCDTATFLTGILERQTSGPAPCRVIASYKPKEQSGESSVSDQVLDTLDRYFQVRCTLDQDRSYKAGAAGLQEMWNIYFSGTGCIIPPLLLCDSPRSL; encoded by the exons ATGGCAGACGTTTTAACGGATACTTTCACAAACTTTATGTCACAGCCGGACTCAAAGAAGGACTTCAGGGTGACTCCCCCAGCACCGACACAATGCAAGGTCCTAGTAGTCGGAGAGCAAGCGCTCGGACGCTCCGTGTTGCTTCTAGCGGCTGTTACAGCTGCCTCTCAGATGGGCATAAGAGTGGTGTTCTTCGCCCGAACGCAAATCCAAAGCTTGCCAGTGTCTTTGCAGAATTGTGTACCATGTCTGAGCCCGGAGAGTctaaag aaaatCAAATTCTGCTATCCGAGGACATTGGAGGAGTTGCTCCAGCAAGTGGCAGGCCTTCACGAGTCCGCCAACACTTTCCCCGTTCCTCCATCACTGATCATCGTAGACAGACTGGAGGACTTTCTGTGGGGACGTGCAGGTGACAGCCACAGCGGGTGTCACCCCGGGGAGCAGTCCTGCGCCGCACACCTCTCAGCGTTGTTGTGCGACACAGCGACTTTCCTCACAGGAATCCTTGAGCGGCAAACATCTGGCCCCGCCCCCTGTCGTGTCATCGCCTCTTATAAGCCAAAAGAGCAAAGTGGCGAATCCTCTGTCTCGGATCAAGTCCTGGACACACTTGACCGCTACTTTCAGGTACGATGTACTCTGGACCAAGACAGAAGCTACAAAGCTGGAGCAGCTGGACTGCAGGAGATGTGGAACATCTACTTTTCTGGAACAG
- the swsap1 gene encoding ATPase SWSAP1 isoform X3 — MADVLTDTFTNFMSQPDSKKDFRVTPPAPTQCKVLVVGEQALGRSVLLLAAVTAASQMGIRVVFFARTQIQSLPVSLQNCVPCLSPESLKKIKFCYPRTLEELLQQVAGLHESANTFPVPPSLIIVDRLEDFLWGRAGDSHSGCHPGEQSCAAHLSALLCDTATFLTGILERQTSGPAPCRVIASYKPKEQSGESSVSDQVLDTLDRYFQVRCTLDQDRSYKAGAAGLQEMWNIYFSGTGKS, encoded by the exons ATGGCAGACGTTTTAACGGATACTTTCACAAACTTTATGTCACAGCCGGACTCAAAGAAGGACTTCAGGGTGACTCCCCCAGCACCGACACAATGCAAGGTCCTAGTAGTCGGAGAGCAAGCGCTCGGACGCTCCGTGTTGCTTCTAGCGGCTGTTACAGCTGCCTCTCAGATGGGCATAAGAGTGGTGTTCTTCGCCCGAACGCAAATCCAAAGCTTGCCAGTGTCTTTGCAGAATTGTGTACCATGTCTGAGCCCGGAGAGTctaaag aaaatCAAATTCTGCTATCCGAGGACATTGGAGGAGTTGCTCCAGCAAGTGGCAGGCCTTCACGAGTCCGCCAACACTTTCCCCGTTCCTCCATCACTGATCATCGTAGACAGACTGGAGGACTTTCTGTGGGGACGTGCAGGTGACAGCCACAGCGGGTGTCACCCCGGGGAGCAGTCCTGCGCCGCACACCTCTCAGCGTTGTTGTGCGACACAGCGACTTTCCTCACAGGAATCCTTGAGCGGCAAACATCTGGCCCCGCCCCCTGTCGTGTCATCGCCTCTTATAAGCCAAAAGAGCAAAGTGGCGAATCCTCTGTCTCGGATCAAGTCCTGGACACACTTGACCGCTACTTTCAGGTACGATGTACTCTGGACCAAGACAGAAGCTACAAAGCTGGAGCAGCTGGACTGCAGGAGATGTGGAACATCTACTTTTCTGGAACAG
- the swsap1 gene encoding ATPase SWSAP1 isoform X1, producing the protein MADVLTDTFTNFMSQPDSKKDFRVTPPAPTQCKVLVVGEQALGRSVLLLAAVTAASQMGIRVVFFARTQIQSLPVSLQNCVPCLSPESLKKIKFCYPRTLEELLQQVAGLHESANTFPVPPSLIIVDRLEDFLWGRAGDSHSGCHPGEQSCAAHLSALLCDTATFLTGILERQTSGPAPCRVIASYKPKEQSGESSVSDQVLDTLDRYFQVRCTLDQDRSYKAGAAGLQEMWNIYFSGTGITLEPCTKDTEVRPCFVQEWQLLMFPGGLIEFQLV; encoded by the exons ATGGCAGACGTTTTAACGGATACTTTCACAAACTTTATGTCACAGCCGGACTCAAAGAAGGACTTCAGGGTGACTCCCCCAGCACCGACACAATGCAAGGTCCTAGTAGTCGGAGAGCAAGCGCTCGGACGCTCCGTGTTGCTTCTAGCGGCTGTTACAGCTGCCTCTCAGATGGGCATAAGAGTGGTGTTCTTCGCCCGAACGCAAATCCAAAGCTTGCCAGTGTCTTTGCAGAATTGTGTACCATGTCTGAGCCCGGAGAGTctaaag aaaatCAAATTCTGCTATCCGAGGACATTGGAGGAGTTGCTCCAGCAAGTGGCAGGCCTTCACGAGTCCGCCAACACTTTCCCCGTTCCTCCATCACTGATCATCGTAGACAGACTGGAGGACTTTCTGTGGGGACGTGCAGGTGACAGCCACAGCGGGTGTCACCCCGGGGAGCAGTCCTGCGCCGCACACCTCTCAGCGTTGTTGTGCGACACAGCGACTTTCCTCACAGGAATCCTTGAGCGGCAAACATCTGGCCCCGCCCCCTGTCGTGTCATCGCCTCTTATAAGCCAAAAGAGCAAAGTGGCGAATCCTCTGTCTCGGATCAAGTCCTGGACACACTTGACCGCTACTTTCAGGTACGATGTACTCTGGACCAAGACAGAAGCTACAAAGCTGGAGCAGCTGGACTGCAGGAGATGTGGAACATCTACTTTTCTGGAACAGGTATCACCCTTGAACCTTGCACCAAAGACACTGAGGTCAGGCCATGTTTCGTCCAAGAGTGGCAGTTGTTAATGTTTCCTGGTGGTTTAATAGAGTTTCAGTTAGTTTGA
- the znf653 gene encoding zinc finger protein 653 isoform X1: MITASAVVAKMAHNLAELEVPLVVEPAGDRGKDVLRRCRGRPRLTDSDRAQRRLESRKKYDIRRVYLGESYKLWSELRRRTSLSDAGLAAMLIVLHSTFGEKYQQRLSGKAITPEGPDKSAQKREVKRERESSLHSLVCWYQEHLRSCPHEPHLRSLEPQPNFSTAAIWQCDSDHSFVQHLFSPLREASDSEREERENGEDDVESAAKKDVLVPKRFSSQKRKTNALLKDLGETMVASEGQHTITNDIEQTEVVAPHASVETSSNDVSLTVPHAWEMEMVLERRPQGSPEAMFHSLASEEEIEDVRRSQAEGAREEQEEQQIGCDYECVTVGASFVDKLRNTDEDLSNSVPPAQQELLVPSPIQAEEKGQLFDPHSLQTVVTSCQIPNQQTNLEGSQLIIITGATYDGIQLNVGAGHVEEDACTVIGGVTYNQVCEPESKMQQAEYEDSMTGLSNKLLLQPTVDNLELNSDRELQRRLSRSKRNRRGPVIEADGMLKMFHCPYEGCSQVYVAISSFQNHVNLVHRKGRTKVCPHPGCGKKFYLSNHLHRHMIIHSGVRDFICETCGKSFKRKNHLEVHRRTHTGETPLQCEICGYQCRQRASLNWHMKKHTPEAHYNYPCEFCDKRFEKLDSVKFHKLKSHPEKLSS; the protein is encoded by the exons ATGATAACAGCATCAGCTGTTGTTGCCAAGATGGCGCATAACCTGGCAGAATTGGAGGTTCCCCTGGTAGTAGAACCGGCCGGCGACCGAGGGAAAGATGTCTTAAGGCGATGCAGGGGGCGACCCAGGCTTACAGACTCAGACCGAGCACAGCGACGCCTTGAATCCCGGAAGAAGTACGATATTCGGAGGGTTTACCTAGGGGAGTCGTACAAGCTCTGGAGTGAGCTCCGAAGGCGCACAAGTCTGAGTGATGCTGGACTGGCAGCCATGTTAATCGTGCTTCATTCCACATTTGGGGAGAAATATCAACAGAGACTCTCGGG GAAAGCTATTACCCCAGAGGGACCAGATAAGTCTGCGCAAAAAAGAGAAG TTAAGAGGGAGCGTGAGTCAAGTCTCCATAGCCTGGTGTGTTGGTACCAGGAGCACTTACGTTCCTGCCCTCATGAGCCCCATCTCAGATCTCTGGAGCCCCAGCCCAACTTCTCTACCGCCGCCATCTGGCAATGTGACTCCGACCATTCATTTGTGCAACACCTTTTCTCCCCGCTGAGGGAGGCAAGCGACTCCGAGCGGGAGGAACGAGAAAACGGAGAGGACGATGTCGAAAGTGCTGCAAAAAAAGATGTATTGGTGCCGAAAAGGTTCTCAAGCCAGAAGAGAAAAACTAACGCTCTATTAAAAG ATTTGGGAGAAACAATGGTTGCTTCCGAGGGTCAGCACACGATCACAAATGACATAGAACAGACTGAAGTTGTCGCACCCCATGCAAGTGTGGAGACCTCCTCCAATGATGTCTCTCTGACAGTCCCGCACGCGTGGGAAATGGAGATGGTGCTGGAGCGGCGACCGCAAGGCTCCCCTGAAGCAATGTTTCACTCCCTCGCCTCAGAAGAGGAGATTGAGGACGTGAGGCGAAGCCAAGCTGAAGGTGCAAGAGAAGAGCAAGAAGAACAACAAATTGGGTGCGATTACGAGTGCGTTACTGTGGGAGCATCTTTTGTTGATAAACTGCGGAACACCGATGAGGACTTAAGTAATTCGGTCCCACCCGCCCAGCAGGAGCTGTTGGTCCCGTCTCCCATTCAGGCGGAAGAAAAAGGGCAACTGTTTGATCCACACTCTTTGCAGACGGTGGTGACTAGTTGTCAGATCCCTAACCAGCAGACCAATTTAGAAGGCTCACag CTAATTATCATAACTGGCGCCACCTATGATGGCATTCAGCTCAATGTGGGTGCTGGTCATGTGGAGGAAGACGCCTGCACTGTCATCGGGGGCGTCACCTACAACCAAGTTTGTGAGCCTGAATCCAAAATGCAGCAAGCAGAATATGAAGACTCCATGACAG GATTAAGTAACAAGCTGCTGCTACAGCCCACCGTTGACAATCTGGAGCTAAATAGCGACCGAGAGTTGCAGAGGCGTCTGAGCAG ATCAAAGAGGAACAGGCGAGGTCCAGTCATTGAGGCTGACGGGATGCTCAAGATGTTCCATTGCCCTTACGAGGGCTGCAGTCAAGTGTACGTAGCCATTAGCAGCTTCCAG AATCATGTGAACCTAGTTCACAGGAAAGGCAGGACAAAGGTTTGTCCGCATCCGGGCTGTGGCAAAAAATTCTACCTATCCAACCACCTACATCGCCATATGATCATCCACTCAG GTGTGCGAGATTTCATCTGCGAGACGTGTGGGAAATCTTTTAAGCGTAAAAATCACCTGGAAGTTCACAGACGGACTCACACGGGAGAAACACCTTTACA ATGTGAAATCTGCGGCTACCAGTGCCGTCAGCGCGCGTCCCTGAACTGGCACATGAAGAAACACACTCCGGAGGCTCACTACAACTACCCCTGCGAGTTCTGCGACAAGCGCTTTGAGAAGCTGGACAGCGTCAAATTTCACAAGTTGAAGAGTCACCCGGAGAAGCTGTCCTCTTGA
- the tspan34b gene encoding tetraspanin 35 has protein sequence MGCFGFLKFMMFAFNGIIFLAGAAILGVGIWAKADSGSILGFLGTIEGAPAELSRVLNVGYLLIAAGALLVVIGFLGCWGAVRESKCALLLFFIIILLVFLAEVAGAVVVLVFRPLAEDVFRKFGTAAVGSIKKDYGKNSDITGLWDTAMSAFECCGIANSSDFVDSPYYVANDNQYPPLCCPHANNQPCNQTVIDDFTAIPGCFVKITQLIDDNTLAIVAAALGIAVLELCAMTVSVILYCKIDSKST, from the exons ATGGGATGCTTTGGATTCCTCAAGTTTATGATGTTTGCTTTCAATGGCATTATCTTT TTGGCGGGCGCGGCCATCCTGGGAGTTGGCATCTGGGCGAAGGCGGACAGCGGCTCCATCCTGGGCTTCCTCGGGACGATCGAAGGCGCCCCCGCCGAGCTCAGTCGGGTGCTCAACGTGGGCTACCTGCTGATCGCCGCGGGGGCGCTGCTCGTCGTCATCGGCTTTCTCGGCTGCTGGGGGGCCGTCAGAGAGAGCAAGTGCGCGCTGCTGCTG TTCTTCATCATAATCCTGCTGGTCTTCCTAGCGGAGGTCGCAGGAGCTGTGGTGGTCCTGGTCTTTCGACCTTTG GCCGAAGACGTATTTCGAAAGTTCGGCACAGCGGCAGTCGGGAGCATCAAGAAGGACTATGGGAAGAATTCGGACATCACCGGACTGTGGGATACCGCCATGAGCGCC TTCGAATGTTGTGGAATCGCCAACTCCTCGGACTTCGTGGACTCTCCATATTACGTGGCCAACGACAATCAGTATCCGCCTCTGTGCTGTCCACATGCTAACAATCAGCCCTGTAATCAAACGGTGATTGACGATTTCACG GCGATCCCGGGTTGCTTCGTGAAGATCACGCAACTGATTGATGACAACACGCTGGCGATCGTTGCTGCGGCACTGGGAATCGCAGTACTCGAG TTATGTGCCATGACGGTCTCCGTGATCCTTTACTGCAAGATCGATTCAAAGTCAACCTGA
- the znf653 gene encoding zinc finger protein 653 isoform X3, with the protein MITASAVVAKMAHNLAELEVPLVVEPAGDRGKDVLRRCRGRPRLTDSDRAQRRLESRKKYDIRRVYLGESYKLWSELRRRTSLSDAGLAAMLIVLHSTFGEKYQQRLSGKAITPEGPDKSAQKREVKRERESSLHSLVCWYQEHLRSCPHEPHLRSLEPQPNFSTAAIWQCDSDHSFVQHLFSPLREASDSEREERENGEDDVESAAKKDVLVPKRFSSQKRKTNALLKDLGETMVASEGQHTITNDIEQTEVVAPHASVETSSNDVSLTVPHAWEMEMVLERRPQGSPEAMFHSLASEEEIEDVRRSQAEGAREEQEEQQIGCDYECVTVGASFVDKLRNTDEDLSNSVPPAQQELLVPSPIQAEEKGQLFDPHSLQTVVTSCQIPNQQTNLEGSQLIIITGATYDGIQLNVGAGHVEEDACTVIGGVTYNQVCEPESKMQQAEYEDSMTGLSNKLLLQPTVDNLELNSDRELQRRLSRSKRNRRGPVIEADGMLKMFHCPYEGCSQVYVAISSFQM; encoded by the exons ATGATAACAGCATCAGCTGTTGTTGCCAAGATGGCGCATAACCTGGCAGAATTGGAGGTTCCCCTGGTAGTAGAACCGGCCGGCGACCGAGGGAAAGATGTCTTAAGGCGATGCAGGGGGCGACCCAGGCTTACAGACTCAGACCGAGCACAGCGACGCCTTGAATCCCGGAAGAAGTACGATATTCGGAGGGTTTACCTAGGGGAGTCGTACAAGCTCTGGAGTGAGCTCCGAAGGCGCACAAGTCTGAGTGATGCTGGACTGGCAGCCATGTTAATCGTGCTTCATTCCACATTTGGGGAGAAATATCAACAGAGACTCTCGGG GAAAGCTATTACCCCAGAGGGACCAGATAAGTCTGCGCAAAAAAGAGAAG TTAAGAGGGAGCGTGAGTCAAGTCTCCATAGCCTGGTGTGTTGGTACCAGGAGCACTTACGTTCCTGCCCTCATGAGCCCCATCTCAGATCTCTGGAGCCCCAGCCCAACTTCTCTACCGCCGCCATCTGGCAATGTGACTCCGACCATTCATTTGTGCAACACCTTTTCTCCCCGCTGAGGGAGGCAAGCGACTCCGAGCGGGAGGAACGAGAAAACGGAGAGGACGATGTCGAAAGTGCTGCAAAAAAAGATGTATTGGTGCCGAAAAGGTTCTCAAGCCAGAAGAGAAAAACTAACGCTCTATTAAAAG ATTTGGGAGAAACAATGGTTGCTTCCGAGGGTCAGCACACGATCACAAATGACATAGAACAGACTGAAGTTGTCGCACCCCATGCAAGTGTGGAGACCTCCTCCAATGATGTCTCTCTGACAGTCCCGCACGCGTGGGAAATGGAGATGGTGCTGGAGCGGCGACCGCAAGGCTCCCCTGAAGCAATGTTTCACTCCCTCGCCTCAGAAGAGGAGATTGAGGACGTGAGGCGAAGCCAAGCTGAAGGTGCAAGAGAAGAGCAAGAAGAACAACAAATTGGGTGCGATTACGAGTGCGTTACTGTGGGAGCATCTTTTGTTGATAAACTGCGGAACACCGATGAGGACTTAAGTAATTCGGTCCCACCCGCCCAGCAGGAGCTGTTGGTCCCGTCTCCCATTCAGGCGGAAGAAAAAGGGCAACTGTTTGATCCACACTCTTTGCAGACGGTGGTGACTAGTTGTCAGATCCCTAACCAGCAGACCAATTTAGAAGGCTCACag CTAATTATCATAACTGGCGCCACCTATGATGGCATTCAGCTCAATGTGGGTGCTGGTCATGTGGAGGAAGACGCCTGCACTGTCATCGGGGGCGTCACCTACAACCAAGTTTGTGAGCCTGAATCCAAAATGCAGCAAGCAGAATATGAAGACTCCATGACAG GATTAAGTAACAAGCTGCTGCTACAGCCCACCGTTGACAATCTGGAGCTAAATAGCGACCGAGAGTTGCAGAGGCGTCTGAGCAG ATCAAAGAGGAACAGGCGAGGTCCAGTCATTGAGGCTGACGGGATGCTCAAGATGTTCCATTGCCCTTACGAGGGCTGCAGTCAAGTGTACGTAGCCATTAGCAGCTTCCAG ATGTGA